A stretch of Caballeronia sp. NK8 DNA encodes these proteins:
- a CDS encoding 5-guanidino-2-oxopentanoate decarboxylase, with translation MNLRESSKHFDSCLRTCGETLVTLLENYGVEYVFGIPGVHTVELYRGLAHSSMRHVTPRHEQGAGFMADGYARVTGKPGVCFIITGPGMTNIATAMAQAYADSIPMLVISSVNARSHLGNGDGRLHELPSQRQVFDGLAAFSHTLLDAAELPQVLARAFAVFESARPRPVHIEIPLDVIVSPVHAMKASPAVRAAKPTAHPAALAAAVELLADARRPLILAGGGAAHAAVELRELAERLQAPVALTTNAKGLLPCAEPLLVGSTQSLPPTRAMIREADVVLAVGTELGETDYDVLFDGGFAIDGQLIRIDIDAQQVMRNAQPDVAIVGDSRETLSALSTRLHERPVRPASPDWGAARVTAVREAIFAGCDAAMRSQQRLIDTIVDALPGVIIAGDSTSPVYAGNFLHDAPAPRSWFNSSTGYGTLGYGLPAAIGAKLAARERPVVCLIGDGGLQFTLPELASAVEARVPVIVLLWNNFGYGEIRKYMDQRDISPVGVDIYTPDFIALAKAFGCEAARADDPQALDTQLRKAISREVPTVIEVREADWFARVPS, from the coding sequence ATGAACCTTCGCGAATCCAGCAAGCACTTCGACTCATGCCTTCGAACCTGTGGCGAAACGCTCGTCACATTGCTCGAAAACTACGGCGTCGAGTACGTCTTCGGCATCCCGGGCGTGCACACCGTGGAGCTCTATCGCGGGCTCGCGCACTCGTCGATGCGGCACGTGACGCCTCGTCACGAACAAGGCGCGGGCTTCATGGCCGACGGCTACGCGCGTGTCACGGGCAAGCCCGGCGTGTGCTTCATCATCACCGGGCCGGGCATGACCAACATCGCGACCGCGATGGCGCAAGCCTATGCCGACTCCATTCCGATGCTCGTGATATCGAGCGTCAATGCACGCAGCCACCTCGGCAACGGCGACGGTCGTCTGCATGAGCTTCCTTCGCAGCGCCAAGTATTCGACGGACTCGCCGCGTTCTCCCACACCCTGCTCGATGCCGCCGAGTTGCCTCAGGTGCTGGCTCGCGCGTTCGCGGTGTTCGAGAGCGCGCGGCCACGGCCCGTGCATATCGAGATTCCGCTCGATGTCATCGTGTCCCCGGTGCATGCGATGAAGGCTTCGCCCGCTGTGCGCGCGGCGAAACCCACCGCGCATCCCGCCGCGCTCGCCGCTGCCGTCGAACTGCTCGCCGATGCCCGCCGCCCGCTGATTCTCGCCGGCGGCGGCGCGGCGCACGCAGCGGTCGAATTGCGCGAGCTGGCCGAGCGGCTGCAGGCGCCCGTCGCGCTCACCACCAACGCGAAAGGACTTCTGCCCTGCGCAGAGCCGCTTCTCGTCGGCTCGACACAGTCGCTGCCGCCGACCCGCGCGATGATTCGCGAAGCCGACGTCGTGCTCGCGGTCGGCACCGAACTGGGCGAAACCGACTACGACGTGCTTTTCGATGGCGGGTTCGCGATCGACGGACAACTCATCCGCATCGACATCGATGCGCAGCAGGTCATGCGCAATGCGCAACCGGACGTGGCTATCGTCGGCGACTCGCGCGAGACGTTGAGCGCGCTGTCGACGAGACTGCACGAGCGACCGGTGCGTCCCGCATCGCCCGACTGGGGCGCGGCGCGCGTGACGGCGGTGCGCGAGGCCATCTTCGCCGGCTGCGACGCCGCGATGCGATCGCAGCAACGCCTGATCGACACGATCGTCGACGCGCTGCCCGGCGTCATCATCGCAGGCGATTCGACGAGCCCGGTCTACGCGGGCAATTTTCTTCACGATGCGCCGGCCCCGCGCTCATGGTTCAACTCGTCCACCGGCTACGGCACGCTCGGATACGGGCTGCCCGCCGCGATCGGCGCGAAGCTTGCCGCGCGCGAGCGGCCGGTCGTGTGTCTGATCGGCGACGGCGGCCTTCAGTTCACGCTGCCGGAACTGGCGAGCGCGGTGGAAGCGCGCGTGCCCGTCATCGTGCTGCTCTGGAACAACTTCGGCTACGGCGAGATCCGCAAATATATGGACCAGCGCGATATCTCGCCTGTTGGCGTCGATATCTACACGCCCGACTTCATCGCGCTGGCGAAAGCCTTCGGATGCGAGGCTGCGCGCGCCGACGATCCACAGGCGCTCGACACGCAATTGCGGAAAGCGATATCGCGCGAGGTCCCGACCGTGATCGAGGTTCGCGAAGCCGACTGGTTTGCGCGGGTGCCGTCATGA